The genome window GTTTTTGCTGAACGGTGTTGAGATGCGTTTGCGACTTGTGCAGAACAATAGCGCTTTCTGTCTCATGActgatttgaaaaactgtaaaatccgCATTACAGAAGCATCGCTAATCGTGCGACGCGTTAAGATAGCGCCCGGTATACTCCTGTCTCATGCGAGAGCTCTGTCTAAATCTACAGCAAAATATCCGCTGACACGTGTCGAGGTTAAAGCTATATCAATGCACGCCAGAATACACGGCGATACTCTTGATAACGTCATACTGGGCCAACTACCAAAACGTATAATAATTGGATTTGTCGATAATAAGGCTTTCAACGGTGATTATGGAAAAAAtccgttcaattttcatcactactcgatcaattatctttctttatatgtaGACGGCCAACAGATACCGTCAAAACTTCTGCAGATAGACTTCACAGATAGTAATATGTATGTGGATGCATATCACACGTTATTTTCTGGCTCGGGTATTCACTTTCTCAACGACGGCAATTGTATCTCGCGTTTGAGCTACCCATACGGCCATTGCCTTTTCGCGTTTGATCTGACACCCGATCTCTCGGCTAATAGCAGCTCCCACTGGAATCTGGTGAGGCATGGCAGCGTGAGGATAGAAGTACGCTTCGCGGGGTCTTTACCTACAGCGATTAACTGTGTTGTGTACGCTGAATATGATAATGTGCTTGAGATTGACTCATCCAGACAGGTCATCGTAGATTTCAGTGATtgatgagcgagagagaagcacCCTCAGTTTTCACTGAGCATTCAAAAAGCGACGGTCAAATAAAAAAGGCGGCATCATGTATATTGTTATTGATGTGCAGGGCGTGAGAGGTAGAGATAACCAGTTTATACCTTAAGAAGTAGCCGTCGTATCGGTAAAAACTGAAGACTATGGTCACTGGGTTGTAAAGCCGCCCTATACGGACGATAACTTACCAGTCTTTGTAAAGCGTCAAAATATGTGGCTACGCGATAACGTCCATGGTATTGTTACGTCCTGGAGATTCGTCTCGATACTTTGCCCCAAAAATTATGCCTATTTTAATAAGAGATACAACGTAATATAGTAcgtgaataaaataattatccgAAGAGACGAACCGCTCGCGGTCCGCCTCGCTTAGAGATAAGAAAACCCAACTCAGCAGCGACGAACGCCGTGAGACGGTTCGCCATGAGAAAATGCTGAAGCATCAATCCAAGATCATGGGAACCTCGGCCTAAGCATTTTCGACTGACTCGGACAAGATAGCCGGAGTCagtgggaaaaatgaaaaagggcaGTCAGGCTTGATCCGCGAATCAAACCGAACGGTTCTCCTCCCGCTTTGGTCGCTCtgataaaatacaaaatatcaATGTAAATGATATCACTTCATCCGTTctaaattttgaatataatttGTCATCTTCAAACATTACTCGCGCGGAggtccatttttatttcacccgAGCGAATATATCCGCGAACAACAGTTCCGCCCGCTATTCTCCACTCGTCTCTTTCCAATCGCCGTCGGCTGCATACTGGGTGGTACCAGAACGAGGGACCTCACCATTGCCACAGATATCACCGCACTCTTCTCGAATATCTTAAGCAACAGCGAAAAGGTAAGTGGGTTCCATCcaaattgtaaaataaaaggGTTCGTCTGTCACTCGACACCGCTTCAATCCCCGGTCTCTCACAGCTGACCGAAACTGAAGCGTCGTTTGCGACCACGGTAAGATCAAATCATACCGGGACGTAACAGTATAGAATGGTCTAAAGGCGATACATCGCTACAAGCGTTGGAGACAAATCTGAAAAGGATTGCGGGTCAGGCGACACGGATTTTTACGCGTGGCTCTGACAAATCATCGTATCTAGCGCAGCTCACGggctattttattataaatttagaAGATGATGAAGAGGCTCCTTCATTACGTCAGCTGCTTCAAAGCGACGCATGCTGTATGCACCACCGCGTCGCAAATCACAGACAAGCCTACAGATGCGCCCTGAACAACGCTATGAGAATCAAAGCCTGGCTCTGTCAAAGCGAGCGGATTACCTCCTTATCGGGGTATAGGACTACCACGTCGTGGAGCATTGGCATGTCTGAGACCGGGaccgaagaggaaaaagaaccCTCGAATCATGAACAGTCTTCAGATCTTACAATCTCTCAAAAACATAAAGGAGCATGCTATAGGCGTCTACCCGGCCGATCGTATCCCGAAGGTGTGGACGAAACCGACGGCATTCGTGGTTAACACCGATGGATACAAACGCCCAGGGGCCCACTGGGTCGCCATGTACGTCGATCGAAATGGACACGGATGGTTCTTCGACAGTTACGGCCTACCTCCAATCATCCCACAGCATCTCGCGCGTCTCCGAAGAAACTGTCGACTCTTCCGTTGCAACACGGTTCAGCTCCAAGGCCCTAATTCGCAGTGCTGTGGACAGTATTgtgttatgtttcttcattataTGGCTACTGGTCTCGGTATTCAACGATTTAGAGATGTTTTTTCGCATGATTTGCAgcgaaacgataaaatagttCATGAGTATTATAATGCGTATAGCAGCAAGGGTGGTAAATCTAAGGGTGTGGTTTCCGATACAGATGACTGTATCGGCAGGGGTTATAGGATTAAGCATTTACATTGTATACAGCACTGCTGCTCTCGTTCTCGGTAATTAcatgataataaaattttaaatactaCTTCTAACGACTGCCTCGTTGCTTTCAACAAGAATCACACGCGCCCTTTTAAAATCCTGTGTCTGTCTCCTATCCCATTTCTTTCGgcgaaaattgtacgagtgGTGACGTGGGTCGGATGTCAGATTTCGCTGACGATCAGCACTGTTGTCTCTAATGCAGCTGCAGAGCGTTCAACGGTCATCGTCAGTCGGCGCTCAAGGCTTGAGACTTTACGTCGGTCGGGAGGCATCATGAACATCGTCGTTGATATGCAAGGTCTGAAGGATAAAagtagtaaggctacgccggttctggctcaaatgggggcgaggggggagcggtgtgcggggaagcgccagggtcagaggggggcagcgaagggggaagccgcgcgccgtagggccgtgtgtgtgtgtcgcacacattctcgcggcccttgaaaaagaaggagagatagagccgatggtgagtgtgagagagatggaatgagaaaaatcgtgtgtgacatttaattaatttatgaccagtgcgttacggatttgtcttcgcctcggatgccgataagggaggggagggggggggggggcataacgaagggtctgccgttagagagagaggtgtgagagagatagaatgaccctagagagcaaaagcatgagagagacggagtgaacgagaaaaaatattctctaagagttttgaactctgggtgtatgtcgagatgaaaacattcagaagggtctgcagctcaagagcaaaattattctacaataattctataagaggtctgaagattttttcgacatttttctataagaggtctgtccgctcaagattttcaaaatttagttattttttgatatccGATAGTTGCCGAGTGTAGGAGAGAGATGGGTGATTTCAATAGGCTGAAATAGACTTTACTCATTTagattgaatttattgtatattttacagaaaaacaaattctatAAATAAGTTTATGCGTTTTATTCATAATGTCTGCTTTCCGATCGATGCTGGCACTGAAACAGATCAAGGTAAAAGTttgaataagaattttcaaatctatgcaAAAATTTTGCTCATCAATGAGGTACTTACCCCTTATTCAATCTAGATCACAGTCTGGACAGATATTCTGCGTCACCACCTGGTAGAGACGAGTCCTACAGTCCTGACAACTCGATGCAGAGGCAATATTCCAATACTCTGTTCTATGCTTTCGCACCGCTGTGAGCTTCTCGAACATTTCACCTCCAGCCCCGAGAACACAGACACCACACAATTTTTCGCCACGTTCGGTGCggtaatataccgagacaatgcacactctcgatttttcactcaaattcagtttttcttcttcagtgaATGTACACCACACTTTTTCATATACATCATGTGTTGAATGACATTCACTGACTGTAGTAACCACCGATTCGTTTTGCGAcattgttttcttcaaataaccGAAGGGAGCGGAGTCTCgaacagaaatgaaaatgttttgaaaaacctCTTGTTCCAAATTTGGTGTTGCATCCCCtctcttcaagtttttccccAAAAACGCACTTTTCTCAGAGATGACCCTCGAGcagaaatagtaaaaaaattatctctacAAACAACGTTAAAATCTACTCTCACGCTTTCttgcagacgaaaaaaaagatggccgcgagtacaatttatgatctgagatgctgtagtgaactcgaaaattctgagaaatcctttttccttccatcatatctcgaggaaaaagtctctctctttctctcttccataTTTAAATCTAGATGAGCAAAAAACGACGACTCCCAGCGATGCTCCCGAATAGGGCTCAATCTTCAGTTTGACTATTAAGCCCGAAAGAGTAAACACGAGAGGGACTGTGTCGTAAAACTCGaccgcatcatgtctctcgtCACCGACGTTATTGCTACGCGGAGCAatggctgcgtatgcaagcgactcttcttcggacgttggagcaatatttgGTCATGTCTCTCGTCACCGACGTTGCTACGCGAAGCAatggctgcgtatgcaagcgactcttcttcggacgttggagcgaTATTTGgtgtcacgaaaaaagatggccgcgagtcgaaacaatttatgatctgagatgctgtagtgaactcgaaaactctgagaaatcctttttctGTCCATCatatctctccctcccttccaTATTTAAATCTAAATGACCAAAAGCGACTTCCGTCGATGCTTCCGAAAAGGGCTGAATCTTTGGCTTGACTAGTTAGTAAGTATCGAACCCCGAAAGAGTCAACACGACGAGATAACTTGAGAATGACTCTATCGTAAAACTCGACATCAACGCATCATGTCTCTGGTCACCGACGTTGCTACAgagcaattgctgcgtatgcaagcaacgcttcttcggacgttggagcaatatttggtgtgggaacaccagTGTGATACACTTATCGAATCGTTAGAGGCGCAAGTTCGATTGAAGCAATCACGACTGGGATGGCACCACGCAatcacttcgcaaatcttacgtctcgaatgtttgaagcaggtaacacgtcaacgcttcatacattggggcggcggagtatcgaatgattgtggattaatatggcgagaaatcgagagcgcattcggaaatcgcttgtcaaccggGGCTGTAATTAATCGTGATCACATCGACCCACGGAAGTTCTTACTGGATGCATTTGaacttgttgaaaaacaagtgAGTGCTCATATACGCAAGTATAGCAGCATtaaagtgaacacttcgttcaATGGAGAGTTCAGCGTGGGTGATAAGCGGGCGAATAAAAGTatcaacacgggaaatgttgaactttttacaACATCGGATCTGAGAGAGTGGTAtcagaagcgagtcgtggagccaactctgaaatcgctcgaggagttccaggagagtgacagtggctggaccctaacatcaataaccaatctaacagtgaacatcaacaagtacaaTGCTTTGCGTGCGGGATGTCACATTCCATTGGCGAAACGCATACTCTTGAAGAAAGCAGTCGTGAATGTGAAATCACGAGATAATGCGTGTTTCGGATGGACAATGACTGCTGCACTTCATCCAGCATACTGGGCCAACTACCAAAACGTATAATAATTGGATTTGTCGATAATAAGGCTTTCAACGGTGATTATGGAAAAAAtccgttcaattttcatcactactcgatcaattatctttctttatatgtaGACGGCCAACAGATACCGTCAAAACTTCTGCAGATAGACTTCACAGATAGTAATATGTATGTGGATGCATATCACACGTTATTTTCTGGCTCGGGTATTCACTTTCTCAACGACGGCAATTGTATCTCGCGTTTGAGCTACCCATACGGCCATTGCCTTTTCGCGTTTGATCTGACACCCGATCTCTCGGCTAATAGCAGCTCCCACTGGAATCTGGTGAGGCATGGCAGCGTGAGGATAGAAGTACGCTTCGCGGGGTCTTTACCTACAGCGATTAACTGTGTTGTGTACGCTGAATATGATAATGTGCTTGAGATTGACTCATCCAGACAGGTCATCGTAGATTTCAGTGATtgatgagcgagagagaagcacCCTCAGTTTTCACTGAGCATTCAAAAAGCGACGGTCAAATAAAAAAGGCGGCATCATGTATATTGTTATTGATGTGCAGGGCGTGAGAGGTAGAGATAACCAGTTTATACCTTAAGAAGTAGCCGTCGTATCGGTAAAAACTGAAGACTATGGTCACTGGGTTGTAAAGCCGCCCTATACGGACGATAACTTACCAGTCTTTGTAAAGCGTCAAAATATGTGGCTACGCGATAACGTCCATGGTATTGTTACGTCCTGGAGATTCGTCTCGATACTTTGCCCCAAAAATTATGCCTATTTTAATAAGAGATACAACGTAATATAGTAcgtgaataaaataattatccgAAGAGACGAACCGCTCGCGGTCCGCCTCGCTTAGAGATAAGAAAACCCAACTCAGCAGCGACGAACGCCGTGAGACGGTTCGCCATGAGAAAATGCTGAAGCATCAATCCAAGATCATGGGAACCTCGGCCTAAGCATTTTCGACTGACTCGGACAAGATAGCCGGAGTCagtgggaaaaatgaaaaagggcaGTCAGGCTTGATCCGCGAATCAAACCGAACGGTTCTCCTCCCGCTTTGGTCGCTCtgataaaatacaaaatatcaATGTAAATGATATCACTTCATCCGTTctaaattttgaatataatttGTCATCTTCAAACATTACTCGCGCGGAggtccatttttatttcacccgAGCGAATATATCCGCGAACAACAGTTCCGCCCGCTATTCTCCACTCGTCTCTTTCCAATCGCCGTCGGCTGCATACTGGGTGGTACCAGAACGAGGGACCTCACCATTGCCACAGATATCACCGCACTCTTCTCGAATATCTTAAGCAACAGCGAAAAGGTAAGTGGGTTCCATCcaaattgtaaaataaaaggGTTCGTCTGTCACTCGACACCGCTTCAATCCCCGGTCTCTCACAGCTGACCGAAACTGAAGCGTCGTTTGCGACCACGGTAAGATCAAATCATACCGGGACGTAACAGTATAGAATGGTCTAAAGGCGATACATCGCTACAAGCGTTGGAGACAAATCTGAAAAGGATTGCGGGTCAGGCGACACGGATTTTTACGCGTGGCTCTGACAAATCATCGTATCTAGCGCAGCTCACGggctattttattataaatttagaAGATGATGAAGAGGCTCCTTCATTACGTCAGCTGCTTCAAAGCGACGCATGCTGTATGCACCACCGCGTCGCAAATCACAGACAAGCCTACAGATGCGCCCTGAACAACGCTATGAGAATCAAAGCCTGGCTCTGTCAAAGCGAGCGGATTACCTCCTTATCGGGGTATAGGACTACCACGTCGTGGAGCATTGGCATGTCTGAGACCGGGaccgaagaggaaaaagaaccCTCGAATCATGAACAGTCTTCAGATCTTACAATCTCTCAAAAACATAAAGGAGCATGCTATAGGCGTCTACCCGGCCGATCGTATCCCGAAGGTGTGGACGAAACCGACGGCATTCGTGGTTAACACCGATGGATACAAACGCCCAGGGGCCCACTGGGTCGCCATGTACGTCGATCGAAATGGACACGGATGGTTCTTCGACAGTTACGGCCTACCTCCAATCATCCCACAGCATCTCGCGCGTCTCCGAAGAAACTGTCGACTCTTCCGTTGCAACACGGTTCAGCTCCAAGGCCCTAATTCGCAGTGCTGTGGACAGTATTgtgttatgtttcttcattataTGGCTACTGGTCTCGGTATTCAACGATTTAGAGATGTTTTTTCGCATGATTTGCAgcgaaacgataaaatagttCATGAGTATTATAATGCGTATAGCAGCAAGGGTGGTAAATCTAAGGGTGTGGTTTCCGATACAGATGACTGTATCGGCAGGGGTTATAGGATTAAGCATTTACATTGTATACAGCACTGCTGCTCTCGTTCTCGGTAATTAcatgataataaaattttaaatactaCTTCTAACGACTGCCTCGTTGCTTTCAACAAGAATCACACGCGCCCTTTTAAAATCCTGTGTCTGTCTCCTATCCCATTTCTTTCGgcgaaaattgtacgagtgGTGACGTGGGTCGGATGTCAGATTTCGCTGACGATCAGCACTGTTGTCTCTAATGCAGCTGCAGAGCGTTCAACGGTCATCGTCAGTCGGCGCTCAAGGCTTGAGACTTTACGTCGGTCGGGAGGCATCATGAACATCGTCGTTGATATGCAAGGTCTGAAGGATAAAagtagtaaggctacgccggttctggctcaaatgggggcgaggggggagcggtgtgcggggaagcgccagggtcagaggggggcagcgaagggggaagccgcgcgccgtagggccgtgtgtgtgtgtcgcacacattctcgcggcccttgaaaaagaaggagagatagagccgatggtgagtgtgagagagatggaatgagaaaaatcgtgtgtgacatttaattaatttatgaccagtgcgttacggatttgtcttcgcctcggatgccgataagggaggggagggggggggggggcataacgaagggtctgccgttagagagagaggtgtgagagagatagaatgaccctagagagcaaaagcatgagagagacggagtgaacgagaaaaaatattctctaagagttttgaactctgggtgtatgtcgagatgaaaacattcagaagggtctgcagctcaagagcaaaattattctacaataattctataagaggtctgaagattttttcgacatttttctataagaggtctgtccgctcaagattttcaaaatttagttattttttgatatccGATAGTTGCCGAGTGTAGGAGAGAGATGGGTGATTTCAATAGGCTGAAATAGACTTTACTCATTTagattgaatttattgtatattttacagaaaaacaaattctatAAATAAGTTTATGCGTTTTATTCATAATGTCTGCTTTCCGATCGATGCTGGCACTGAAACAGATCAAGGTAAAAGTttgaataagaattttcaaatctatgcaAAAATTTTGCTCATCAATGAGGTACTTACCCCTTATTCAATCTAGATCACAGTCTGGACAGATATTCTGCGTCACCACCTGGTAGAGACGAGTCCTACAGTCCTGACAACTCGATGCAGAGGCAATATTCCAATACTCTGTTCTATGCTTTCGCACCGCTGTGAGCTTCTCGAACATTTCACCTCCAGCCCCGAGAACACAGACACCACACAATTTTTCGCCACGTTCGGTGCggtaatataccgagacaatgcacactctcgatttttcactcaaattcagtttttcttcttcagtgaATGTACACCACACTTTTTCATATACATCATGTGTTGAATGACATTCACTGACTGTAGTAACCACCGATTCGTTTTGCGAcattgttttcttcaaataaccGAAGGGAGCGGAGTCTCgaacagaaatgaaaatgttttgaaaaacctCTTGTTCCAAATTTGGTGTTGCATCCCCtctcttcaagtttttccccAAAAACGCACTTTTCTCAGAGATGACCCTCGAGcagaaatagtaaaaaaattatctctacAAACAACGTTAAAATCTACTCTCACGCTTTCttgcagacgaaaaaaaagatggccgcgagtacaatttatgatctgagatgctgtagtgaactcgaaaattctgagaaatcctttttccttccatcatatctcgaggaaaaagtctctctctttctctcttccataTTTAAATCTAGATGAGCAAAAAACGACGACTCCCAGCGATGCTCCCGAATAGGGCTCAATCTTCAGTTTGACTATTAAGCCCGAAAGAGTAAACACGAGAGGGACTGTGTCGTAAAACTCGaccgcatcatgtctctcgtCACCGACGTTATTGCTACGCGGAGCAatggctgcgtatgcaagcgactcttcttcggacgttggagcaatatttgGTCATGTCTCTCGTCACCGACGTTGCTACGCGAAGCAatggctgcgtatgcaagcgactcttcttcggacgttggagcgaTATTTGgtgtcacgaaaaaagatggccgcgagtcgaaacaatttatgatctgagatgctgtagtgaactcgaaaactctgagaaatcctttttctGTCCATCatatctctccctcccttccaTATTTAAATCTAAATGACCAAAAGCGACTTCCGTCGATGCTTCCGAAAAGGGCTGAATCTTTGGCTTGACTAGTTAGTAAGTATCGAACCCCGAAAGAGTCAACACGACGAGATAACTTGAGAATGACTCTATCGTAAAACTCGACATCAACGCATCATGTCTCTGGTCACCGACGTTGCTACAgagcaattgctgcgtatgcaagcaacgcttcttcggacgttggagcaatatttggtgtgggaacaccagTGTGATACACTTATCGAATCGTTAGAGGCGCAAGTTCGATTGAAGCAATCACGACTGGGATGGCACCACGCAatcacttcgcaaatcttacgtctcgaatgtttgaagcaggtaacacgtcaacgcttcatacattggggcggcggagtatcgaatgattgtggattaatatggcgagaaatcgagagcgcattcggaaatcgcttgtcaaccggGGCTGTAATTAATCGTGATCACATCGACCCACGGAAGTTCTTACTGGATGCATTTGaacttgttgaaaaacaagtgAGTGCTCATATACGCAAGTATAGCAGCATtaaagtgaacacttcgttcaATGGAGAGTTCAGCGTGGGTGATAAGCGGGCGAATAAAAGTatcaacacgggaaatgttgaactttttacaACATCGGATCTGAGAGAGTGGTAtcagaagcgagtcgtggagccaactctgaaatcgctcgaggagttccaggagagtgacagtggctggaccctaacatcaataaccaatctaacagtgaacatcaacaagtacaaTGCTTTGCGTGCGGGATGTCACATTCCATTGGCGAAACGCATACTCTTGAAGAAAGCAGTCGTGAATGTGAAATCACGAGATAATGCGTGTTTCGGATGGACAATGACTGCTGCACTTCATCCAGCAGAACAAAACAGTAATCGCATATCTTCATATCCACATTATTCGACGATATTTAATCTCCAAGGCATCAACTTTCCTATGACGTTAGATCAAattgggagatttgaaaaattaaataatctctcaatcaatgtGTATAGCGAGAAGAAGGATGTGATTCTGCCAGTGCGGgtgagcaaggagaagaaagagcgacatgtcaacttgctttacgtcgaagacgtgtcagaatgtggaattggacactttGCTTACATCAAGAATTTATCTCGGCTCGTCAGCTCACAACTCAATACTAATGAGCACCGGAAATACGTTTGCGATCGGTAAGTAAATTGTTATACGAGTGTACTTCTTTTCCCCTTTAtaattgtgacaaaatattaaaaagaatttgaaattttacagatgcctccattacttcgcaaccatcgaaaagctgcagtcacatgaggtggattgcGGCGTAATCAACGATTGTGCTGTTCGACTACCGGGTGAAAACGACAAATGGCTAGAATTCACGAACgccaatcggaaggagcgtctcccgttcgtggtatacgccGATCTCGAGTGTATCTTGGAGAAGACCAGcgctgaagagagagagaaaaacaagatccaacatcatcgcgtcttcagcgttggatattacgtaaagtgctcttacgatgattcattatcgggatatcacgagcgccgaggtgaggactgcgtggaatggttcgtcgaagaactaaaacaattagctttgcgcgttgaaaaaattctcctaacgaacattccaatgaaacaattgactccgcaagagtggaaaaaatttcgggaagacaaagagtgtcatatttgcgagaaaccttttgtcgagggtgatgagcgtgttcgcgatcattgcca of Venturia canescens isolate UGA chromosome 6, ASM1945775v1, whole genome shotgun sequence contains these proteins:
- the LOC122412393 gene encoding uncharacterized protein F54H12.2-like; translation: MRLRLVQNNSAFCLMTDLKNCKIRITEASLIVRRVKIAPGILLSHARALSKSTAKYPLTRVEVKAISMHARIHGDTLDNVILGQLPKRIIIGFVDNKAFNGDYGKNPFNFHHYSINYLSLYVDGQQIPSKLLQIDFTDSNMYVDAYHTLFSGSGIHFLNDGNCISRLSYPYGHCLFAFDLTPDLSANSSSHWNLVRHGSVRIEVRFAGSLPTAINCVVYAEYDNVLEIDSSRQVIVDFSD